CCAGCGTCTGGATGTGGCTGCGAGCACGCTGCAACGCCACCTGGAGGCGCTCCCGGCGGCACGGCTTGATCAGGTAGTCCAACGCCTGGACGTCGAACGCCTTGTGCGCAAACTCCTCATTGGCCGTGACAAAGATGACAACCGGCTTGTGCTCGGGATCCAAATTTGAAACCACTCCAAATCCATCCATCTCGGGCATTTGCACATCGAGGAAAACGAGATCGGGATCCAATCGTTTGATCGCGGCGACGGCATCCAGCCCGTTCACTGCGGTGCCGACCAGCTCAATGTCTGCTTCTGCGCCGAGATAACGGCGCATTACCTCCCGCTCGAGTTGCTGGTCGTCCGCGACGAGTGTGCGAATCTTCCTGCCTGCTGCACCGGCAACAATCGCCGCGGGTGGCGTACAAGCAGACACTTCAGGCAGGGCAGCGGCAGTCATATGGTCAGGCAACAGGTTCGGTTGCCCCAGATCATCAGGCTGCGGCCGGGATCCGCACAACACGCGGGACTACGGAAACTCGTCCGATGCTTTACGGAACGATCCCGCCTGCGGACATTTTCAGACGCTTCCACCTGAGCATTCACCGCTGGTGCGCGAGGAAGGGTAGACCGCTTGATGCCTGCGCGCCTTTAGCTGTTCACGCGGGTTCCTGTTGCGTCAGACAGTGAAGCGATCCAAAACCGAGGACGAGATCAACAGCATGGATTCCAACCACGGGGCGATCCTTGAACAAGTCACCGAGGATCCCAAGCGCGATCCGATCATTCACGTCATTGAACGTCGGCACGATCACGCACGCATTACAGATGTAGAAATTGGCGTAACTTGCGGGGAGCCGCCAGTCGCCGTAATGCAGTGGCGACGGCATCGGCAGCGCAACCACCTCGGGCCTTGAGCCGTCCTCAAGGCGCAGGTCCTGGACGCGTTCCCAGTTCTCAGCGAGCGGGTTGTAATTGATGTCCTTCCGATTCTTCTCCTGGATCAACACCAAGGTCTTGCGATCGGTAAAGCGCGCGATGTCGTCGATGTGCCCGTGTGTGTCGTCACCCACCGGCCCGTTCAAAAGCCAGAGGACATTTTTCACGCCGAGATATTTCCGGAACGTTTCATCATACTGGGCGCGCGTCATACCAGGATTGCGCACCTGGATCTTGGGATGTTGGTAGCATTCCTCGGTGGTGAGCAGTGTTCCGCTGCCGTTCACCTCAATGCCGCCGCCTTCAACGACAAACTTCTTTCCGTTGAACTGCGCGTCGAACAGCGGCCGCTTCAGGAACTTAGAGGCGACCTCGGGCACGCGCGTGTCCTTCTGCCAGTCATCGTATTTGGCCCACGCATTGAAATGGAAATGAACAATGGCCTTGTCCTGCTTTGAATTGGCTCCCTTCGATTTCCGTTTCAGCTTCACGTGGATTGGCCCGCTGTCGCGCGTCCAGCCCCGATTCGTCGGATGCACGATGAAATCGATCTGCCGAAGGTCGCAGTTCGCGCGCTTGAGGTAGCTGGCTGCGAGCTTTTGTTCGCTGGCGTGGCGAATCAGGATGCGAACACGTTCGCCCGGCGAAATCTTGCGCACCATTTCGCCGTACACCCAGCGAATGGTGTCGATCTTATCCGGCCAATCCGTTTCGTTGTGCGGCCAGCCCAGCCATGTCGCCGCGTGCTTATCCCATTCTGCAGGCATGGAATATCCGAGTTCCGCGGGCGTCGTGTTCGTGATGCGTTCTGCGTTTGCCATAAAATCCGCGCGGAAGATAAGACCTTTTGACGGCTTGTCGATGGACAATCGCCTTCCAGTGCAAGGCGCGCGGCAACAGGTCACATTCGCTGTTTGCGGGTGAAGTGTGCCTGGGGAGAAATGAATAAGCCGCAGGTAGCGGAGATTCTTCCGCGCTCCTGCACGGGAACCGCGCTAACAACCACGCGCTACTGTCCAGCCGTCGCCAACTCTTCTTCGAAATCCACGATCTGCTTGATCTGTGTAAGAAACCAGCGATCGATCTTCGTCAGGTTGAAAATCTCGTCGACGCTGAAACCCGCGCGCATGGCGTGTCGAATAAAAAAGATTCGCTCCGCATTCGGCACCGTCAGTTTCCGGCTGATCACGTCGCGCGGGAGGATTTCACGGTCGCCGTATACTTCGGTTCCGATGCGCCAGGGTTTCCCATCGCCACCCAGTCCGTAACGTCCAATCTCCAGCGAGCGCAAACACTTCTGCAAACTCTCCTTGAACGTGCGCCCGATCGCCATCGCCTCACCCACGCTCTTCATCTGCGTGGTCAAGGTTGGATCGGCTTGCGGAAACTTCTCGAACGCAAAGCGCGGGATCTTGGTGACCACGTAATCAATCGTCGGCTCAAAGCTCGCGGGTGTTTCGCGTGTGATGTCGTTCTTGATCTCATCGAGCAGGTATCCCACCGCAAGCTTTGCGGCGATTTTCGCGATTGGAAACCCGGTTGCCTTGGAGGCGAGAGCCGAACTGCGGCTGACGCGCGGGTTCATCTCGATGATAACCATGCGGCCGTTGTCCGGGTTCACGCCGAACTGGATGTTCGATCCACCGGTTTCAACGCCGACCGCGCGAATCACCGCGAAACTCTGGTCGCGCATGATCTGGTATTCCTTGTCCGTCAGTGTCTGGATCGGCGCGACCGTGATTGAATCGCCCGTGTGAACCCCCATGGGATCGAAATTCTCGATCGAGCAGATGATCACGCAGTTGTCTGCCTTGTCCCGCATGACCTCCATCTCGTATTCCTTCCAGCCGAGCAGCGATTCCTCGATCAGGATTTCAGAGACGGGCGATAGTTCCATGCCGCGCTTGGCGATTTCCTCGAACTCGTCGCGATTATACGCAATGCCCCCGCCTGTGCCGCCGAGCGTAAACGCAGGGCGAATGATCAAGGGCAGGCGCCCAACCTTTTCCGCAACCGCACGAGCCTCTTCCATCGTGTGCGCCGTTCCCGAAATCGGAACGTCCAGGCCGATGCTGAGCATGAGCTGCTTGAACGCCTCGCGATTTTCGCCCTTGTGAATGGCTTCCGCCTTCGCGCCGATCATCTCCACGTCATGCCGCTCCAGGGCGCCATTCTTATGCAGGGCCATCGCAGTGTTCAGCGCGGTCTGCCCGCCGAGGGTTGGCAGCAGCACGAGCTTGCCGGGCGCGCCCATCCGCGCCATCTCCGCCTTTTCGCGCACAATGATCTTCTCCACGCAGTCGGGCGTGATTGGCTCAATGTAGGTGCGATCGGCGAACTCCGGGTCCGTCATGATGGTCGCCGGGTTCGAATTCACGAGCACCACGCGGTAACCCTCCTCCTTCAGCGCCTTGCAGGCCTGAACGCCGGAGTAATCGAATTCAACTGCCTGGCCGATGATGATCGGTCCGGCGCCGATGATCAGCACGCTATGGATGTCGTTGCGCTTGGGCATAGTTCAAACGCCGGAGAGTGAATCGGAATTCGCATCGCAAGTGAAGGAAAAAGGACTTTCATGCCGGGCCGCTGCGCAGACCAGAAAAACCAAACCCACCGCAGGCGGTCAGTTCCGTGCGGGCAACCTCCACCGGCGCAGGCGCAGTGCGTTTCCGATGACAATGATATCCGACACACCCATCGCGGCAGCACACAGTATCGGGCTTAAAAATCCCAGCGCCGCGAGCGGCACCCCGACGGCATTATAAAAAAATGCCCAGAACAGGTTCTGCTTGATCGTTCTTAACGTGGCCCTCGCCAGCCCCAAGGCTTCGGGGACCGCTTCGATTTCCGACTTGAGCAGAATGATATCCGCCGCCTCTCTTGCCACATCGCTCGCACGCGTGACTGCCACGCCCAAGTCGGCTTGCTCCAGTGCAGGCGCGTCGTTGATGCCGTCGCCCACAAATGCAATGCGCTCGCCGCTCTTCTGCAGCCGTTCCACAAAGCCCGCCTTTTGTTCGGGTTTCACGCCGGCGAACACGTTATCTGGCGCGATGCCCACCTGCCGGGCCACGCTGGCCGCAGTGACCGGATTGTCCCCGGTTAACAGATAAACTTTCAGCCCGCGTGCCTGCAGATCGGCGACCACTTGCGCGGCGCCGTGTTTCAGCGTGTCGCGAACCGCAAACACGGCGAGCAGTTCGCCTTCCGCCGCTAGGCCGGCGAGCGTCGCGCCCTGGCTGGCCCATTCGTGCACGAAGCTTTCACCAGCGGCCAGGTCCACCCCGCTTTCGCGCAACCACGGGATCGATCCCTGGATCAATCGCTTTTCCTGCCCGTCGATCGAAATAAACCCTTCGACCCCTGCGCCCCGGAGTTCACGCCAGCGGCTGACGAGCGTTTGACCCTCCGCAATTTTGGCGAGTGCCTGGCTGATGGGATGATTTGAATTTCGCGCCAGCGATGCGGCAAACGTCTTGACGTCGAGGTCGCCACGAAGTTCCAGAACTTTGGCGACGTCCGGTTTTCCCAGTGTGAGCGTGCCTGTCTTGTCAAACACAACGCCGGTGACGGTTCCCGCTTTCTCCAGTGCCACGCCGTCGCGTACGAGAATGCCGCGTTGAGCCGCGGCATTGGAACCCGCCATGATTGCTGTGGGCGTGGCCAGGCCCATCGCGCAGGGGCACGCTATGATCAAGACCGCCGCGGCAATGATGAAGGCTGCTGCCGTCCGGCCGTCGGGAATCGTCGCAGGCCACAAATACGGTGCGACCGCCTGATGCGCGTGCAAGGCCGACTGGGGCGCAAGTCCCCACCACAATGCGGCGATCACGGCGATGCCAACGACAATCGGAACAAACACGCTGCTGACCCGATCGCCCAGCCTTTGGATGCCAGCCCGGCTCGTTTGCGCACGCTGCACTGCGGCGATGATGTGTGCGACAGCAGTCGCATCACCCGTGGCCGTCACGCGTGCCACGAGCCGCCCGTTCGCATTCACGGTGCCTGCGAACAGCGCGCTTTCCGGCTTCTTGTCCACAGGGATCGATTCGCCCGTCAACATCGATTCGTCCACAGCCGATTCCCCTTCAAGCACGGCCGCGTCGGTCGGCACCCGATCTCCGGGCCTCAGCACAATACGATCATCCACGTGCAGCATTGATGCGGGAACTTCCGTTTCGGAATTATCGGCCTCCAGTCGCCGCGCCGTTTGCGGAACGAGGTTCAGCAACTGTCGCAACGCGCCTGAAGCCTTGAGGCTGACGCGCGATTCCATCCAATGGCCGAGGCTGATCAGGGTAATGATCGCCGCCGATTCCATGAAATACACGTGACCGCCGCGGCCAGTCACAAGGGCCCACGTGCTGTAGGCGTAGGCCGTCGTGGAACCCAGCGCCACCAGTGTGTCCATGTTCGAGCGTCCCACCTTTAACTGGTTCCAGGCGCCCCGATAAAACTGGGCTCCGGCCAGGACCTGCACAAGGCTTGCCAGCACGAACGCGACCCACTGAAACCACGGGGTCATTGCGACATGGAAGACCCATTCGCCGAGCATGATTGGAATCGTTCCCAGCACTCCGATCCAAAGCGTGAATTCCCAGCCGGCCATTTTATGTTCGCCGTGATCCGTTGAGTTAGGAGTGGCCGCGGGCGCGAGGCTGGCGTTGTACCCCGCGCCGGAAACGGCTTTGAAAAGCGCGTCGGCCGATGGCTGTGCTCCGGGGTTCCATCGAACCGCGGCTCGTTTCGTCTCGAGGCTCACCCATGCGCTGTGAACACCCGGAACGCTCTGCAGCGCATCGGTGACATGGCGGACGCAATTGCTGCAATCCATCCCAGTCACCATCAATTCCGTCGCAGCCGGACCTCCCGCCGCCTTTGGCCGTTCTATCGTTTCAGCAGGCATGGACGGAGCTTAAACTGAATCGCGGCCGTGCGCCATGCCGCGTGATGCTTTGCAGATCATGACATTTTCCAATCCTCTTTTGTGCTTTGTTCAAGGC
The sequence above is drawn from the Verrucomicrobiia bacterium genome and encodes:
- the carB gene encoding carbamoyl-phosphate synthase large subunit translates to MPKRNDIHSVLIIGAGPIIIGQAVEFDYSGVQACKALKEEGYRVVLVNSNPATIMTDPEFADRTYIEPITPDCVEKIIVREKAEMARMGAPGKLVLLPTLGGQTALNTAMALHKNGALERHDVEMIGAKAEAIHKGENREAFKQLMLSIGLDVPISGTAHTMEEARAVAEKVGRLPLIIRPAFTLGGTGGGIAYNRDEFEEIAKRGMELSPVSEILIEESLLGWKEYEMEVMRDKADNCVIICSIENFDPMGVHTGDSITVAPIQTLTDKEYQIMRDQSFAVIRAVGVETGGSNIQFGVNPDNGRMVIIEMNPRVSRSSALASKATGFPIAKIAAKLAVGYLLDEIKNDITRETPASFEPTIDYVVTKIPRFAFEKFPQADPTLTTQMKSVGEAMAIGRTFKESLQKCLRSLEIGRYGLGGDGKPWRIGTEVYGDREILPRDVISRKLTVPNAERIFFIRHAMRAGFSVDEIFNLTKIDRWFLTQIKQIVDFEEELATAGQ
- a CDS encoding agmatine deiminase family protein, with product MANAERITNTTPAELGYSMPAEWDKHAATWLGWPHNETDWPDKIDTIRWVYGEMVRKISPGERVRILIRHASEQKLAASYLKRANCDLRQIDFIVHPTNRGWTRDSGPIHVKLKRKSKGANSKQDKAIVHFHFNAWAKYDDWQKDTRVPEVASKFLKRPLFDAQFNGKKFVVEGGGIEVNGSGTLLTTEECYQHPKIQVRNPGMTRAQYDETFRKYLGVKNVLWLLNGPVGDDTHGHIDDIARFTDRKTLVLIQEKNRKDINYNPLAENWERVQDLRLEDGSRPEVVALPMPSPLHYGDWRLPASYANFYICNACVIVPTFNDVNDRIALGILGDLFKDRPVVGIHAVDLVLGFGSLHCLTQQEPA
- a CDS encoding response regulator, yielding MTAAALPEVSACTPPAAIVAGAAGRKIRTLVADDQQLEREVMRRYLGAEADIELVGTAVNGLDAVAAIKRLDPDLVFLDVQMPEMDGFGVVSNLDPEHKPVVIFVTANEEFAHKAFDVQALDYLIKPCRRERLQVALQRARSHIQTLDEQRQNHSLRRNPGTPERIAVKTDGRILLMNLSDIEWIEAADDGVRLHAGRSIHFSRDTMNNWEQRLPVGRFLRINRGELVNMDHIRELRPIARGEYVIVLHGGAQLTLTRSHRDQLHRLGL
- a CDS encoding cation-translocating P-type ATPase; amino-acid sequence: MPAETIERPKAAGGPAATELMVTGMDCSNCVRHVTDALQSVPGVHSAWVSLETKRAAVRWNPGAQPSADALFKAVSGAGYNASLAPAATPNSTDHGEHKMAGWEFTLWIGVLGTIPIMLGEWVFHVAMTPWFQWVAFVLASLVQVLAGAQFYRGAWNQLKVGRSNMDTLVALGSTTAYAYSTWALVTGRGGHVYFMESAAIITLISLGHWMESRVSLKASGALRQLLNLVPQTARRLEADNSETEVPASMLHVDDRIVLRPGDRVPTDAAVLEGESAVDESMLTGESIPVDKKPESALFAGTVNANGRLVARVTATGDATAVAHIIAAVQRAQTSRAGIQRLGDRVSSVFVPIVVGIAVIAALWWGLAPQSALHAHQAVAPYLWPATIPDGRTAAAFIIAAAVLIIACPCAMGLATPTAIMAGSNAAAQRGILVRDGVALEKAGTVTGVVFDKTGTLTLGKPDVAKVLELRGDLDVKTFAASLARNSNHPISQALAKIAEGQTLVSRWRELRGAGVEGFISIDGQEKRLIQGSIPWLRESGVDLAAGESFVHEWASQGATLAGLAAEGELLAVFAVRDTLKHGAAQVVADLQARGLKVYLLTGDNPVTAASVARQVGIAPDNVFAGVKPEQKAGFVERLQKSGERIAFVGDGINDAPALEQADLGVAVTRASDVAREAADIILLKSEIEAVPEALGLARATLRTIKQNLFWAFFYNAVGVPLAALGFLSPILCAAAMGVSDIIVIGNALRLRRWRLPARN